The sequence TGGCTGCTCGTGCACGGTCCGATGGACCGCGAGACGCTGCGGGCCAACGGCGGCATCGTCTCGACCACCGTGGTGCGGCCCACCTGCGGCACCCAGGACGACGACCTCGCGCCCGCCGAGAACCGGCTCTGGTCCGGTGACGTGATGATCGGCGCGCTGTGACCTGCTCGACCCCTTCGGCCGCCACCCGCGGCCTGGCCCATACTTGACGGCGGTCCTCCCGCCGACCGCCCATCCACTCCACGGAAGGACATCCCCCATGTCGCAGCCCATCCAGGCCCTCAACATCCTCGGCGGCCCCGCCCCGGCCGCCCAGCCCGTCCCGGCCGCCGAGTCCCCGCAGGACGACACCGTCCACGAGGTCGTCATCGTCGGCTCCGGCCCCGCGGGATACACCGCCGCGATCTACTCCGCCCGCGCGGAGATGAAGCCGATCGTGATCGCCGGTGCCCTCGACGCCGGTGGCGCGCTCATGACCACCACGGACGTGGAGAACTTCCCCGGCTTCCCCTCCGGCATCCAGGGCCCGGAGCTGATGACCAACCTGCAGGAGCAGGCCGAGCGCTTCGGCGCCGAGGTGATCTACGAGGACGCCGTGGAGCTCGAGCTCGAGGGCGAGATCAAGACGGTCACCCTCGACGACGGCACCGTGTACCGGGCGAAGTCGCTGATCCTCTCCACCGGCTCCGCGTACCGCAAGCTCGGCGTCGACGGGGAGGCGCAGCTCTCCGGCAAGGGTGTGAGCTGGTGCGCGACCTGCGACGGGTTCTTCTTCAAGGACCAGGAGATCGTGGTGGTCGGCGGCGGCGACAGCGCCGTCGAGGAGGCCACGTTCCTCACCCGCTTCGGCAAGTCCGTCACCCTGGTCCACCGCCGCGACGAGCTGCGCGCCTCGAAGATCATGGCCCGCCGTGCCGAGGCCGATCCGAAGCTCAGCTTCGCCTGGAACAGCGAGGTCGTGAGCATCAACGGTGACGACAAGGTCGAGTCCGTGACCTTGCGCGACACCGTCACCGGCCAGGAGCGCGTGCTGGCGACTTCCGCCGTGTTCGAGGCGATCGGCCACCTCCCGCGCACCGATCTGGTGCGCGGCAAGCTCGAGCTGGACGACGAGGGTTACATCGTCTGCGAGGGCCGCACCACCTACACCTCGGTGCCCGGGGTCTTCGCTGCGGGCGACGTGGTCGACCACACCTACCGCCAGGCCATCACCGCCGCCGGCACGGGCTGCCAGGCGGCGCTGGATGCCGAGCGCTGGCTCGCCGACATGGCCGCCGGCATCGACACCGAGGACGTCCTGGCCGACGCCACCGCCCAG comes from Brachybacterium faecium DSM 4810 and encodes:
- a CDS encoding thioredoxin-disulfide reductase (PFAM: Pyridine nucleotide-disulphide oxidoreductase~TIGRFAM: thioredoxin-disulfide reductase), with the protein product MSQPIQALNILGGPAPAAQPVPAAESPQDDTVHEVVIVGSGPAGYTAAIYSARAEMKPIVIAGALDAGGALMTTTDVENFPGFPSGIQGPELMTNLQEQAERFGAEVIYEDAVELELEGEIKTVTLDDGTVYRAKSLILSTGSAYRKLGVDGEAQLSGKGVSWCATCDGFFFKDQEIVVVGGGDSAVEEATFLTRFGKSVTLVHRRDELRASKIMARRAEADPKLSFAWNSEVVSINGDDKVESVTLRDTVTGQERVLATSAVFEAIGHLPRTDLVRGKLELDDEGYIVCEGRTTYTSVPGVFAAGDVVDHTYRQAITAAGTGCQAALDAERWLADMAAGIDTEDVLADATAQ